In Helianthus annuus cultivar XRQ/B chromosome 3, HanXRQr2.0-SUNRISE, whole genome shotgun sequence, a single window of DNA contains:
- the LOC110929852 gene encoding probable protein phosphatase 2C 61 → MGICISKASPEIHEIDYGHENVIYYQDTICDQKIGSIHTHQGSKGFNQDAAILYQDYGMDNGAFGGVFDGHGRNGQIVSKFVRNKLPSLIINQRNATMMKGKTVNYEQDEFESKDFHIWKEACYSAFKVMDKEIKLLEHIDCSCSGTTAVIVIKQGDDLVIANLGDSRAVLGTMADNGITSVQLTIDLKPSVPSEGDRIRKLNGRVMSLKDEPHIDRVWLPYHDSPGLAMSRAFGDFVLKSHGIIAVPDVSYHRLTPNDQFIVLASDGIWDVLSNNTVASIVWGAESEDSAAKEVVAAATAAWKQKFPSSKRDDCSVICLFFHKKKQQDLDL, encoded by the exons ATGGGTATCTGCATATCCAAAGCATCTCCAGAGATTCATGAGATAGACTATGGTCATGAAAATGTTATTTATTACCAAGACACCATTTGTGATCAAAAGATAGGTTCAATCCACACTCATCAAGGATCTAAAGGTTTCAACCAAGATGCTGCCATTCTTTACCAG GATTATGGAATGGACAATGGAGCATTTGGTGGTGTTTTTGATGGGCATGGAAGGAATGGTCAAATAGTGAGTAAATTTGTGAGAAACAAGTTGCCATCATTAATTATCAACCAAAGAAATGCCACCATGATGAAGGGTAAAACAGTAAATTATGAACAAGATGAGTTTGAATCCAAAGATTTCCATATTTGGAAAGAAGCATGTTATAGTGCCTTTAAAGTCATGGACAAGGAGATCAAGCTTTTGGAGCATATAGATTGCTCTTGTAGTGGTACAACTGCAGTTATTGTCATCAAACAG GGTGATGATCTGGTTATTGCTAATCTTGGTGATTCAAGAGCAGTGCTTGGAACAATGGCTGATAATGGAATTACCTCTGTGCAGTTGACCATTGATCTCAAACCAAGTGTACCTT CGGAGGGGGATCGAATAAGGAAGTTAAATGGTAGGGTGATGTCGTTAAAAGACGAACCACATATAGATCGAGTGTGGTTGCCATATCATGACTCACCGGGCCTAGCCATGTCTCGCGCTTTTGGGGATTTTGTACTCAAAAGTCACGGTATCATAGCCGTTCCTGATGTCTCCTATCACCGATTGACCCCAAACGATCAATTCATCGTTCTTGCAAGTGACGGG ATTTGGGATGTGCTTAGCAACAACACCGTAGCATCCATAGTGTGGGGAGCAGAGAGTGAAGACTCAGCAGCAAAAGAAGTAGTTGCAGCCGCAACCGCAGCTTGGAAACAGAAGTTCCCTTCATCGAAGAGGGACGATTGCTCCGTCATCTGCTTATTCTTCCATAAAAAGAAGCAACAAGACTTGGACTTGTAG
- the LOC110929853 gene encoding short-chain dehydrogenase reductase ATA1, translating to MEQNGHSNGHSNGHSNGHAHIITTKRLMNKVAVVTGGARGIGAATAKLMAENGAHVVIADILDDLGTSLANSINGRFVHCDVSIESDVEAAVQLAITWKGRLDIMYNNAGIGDEGGSITTLDMKRISKVIGVNMNGVIHGTKHAARAMISGGKGGAIINSSSTAAIMGGLGSHAYTLTKEAILGLTRSSSCELGTYGIRVNCVLPHAVLSPMLVDAYRGFVKDITAEEVQQKMGENASLLKGRCGLVEDVAHAVLFLASDEAGFITGHNLVIDGGFTSSSVNMTFIYREKKTESDHPS from the exons ATGGAGCAAAATGGTCATAGTAATGGTCACAGTAATGGTCATAGCAATGGTCATGCCCACATTATTACAACAAAAAG GTTAATGAACAAAGTGGCAGTGGTAACCGGCGGAGCAAGAGGAATAGGCGCTGCCACAGCGAAGTTAATGGCGGAGAACGGGGCACATGTCGTTATTGCTGATATTTTGGATGATTTGGGCACAAGTCTTGCAAATTCAATTAACGGTCGTTTTGTGCATTGTGATGTATCGATAGAATCTGATGTAGAAGCGGCTGTTCAACTCGCTATAACTTGGAAAGGGAGACTAGATATCATGTACAATAATGCCGGAATTGGAG ATGAAGGAGGAAGCATTACAACTCTTGACATGAAAAGGATCTCAAAAGTAATTGGAGTTAACATGAATGGGGTTATACACGGGACCAAGCACGCTGCACGCGCTATGATCTCAGGCGGAAAAGGTGGTGCTATCATAAACTCGTCAAGCACAGCCGCCATCATGGGCGGCCTTGGATCACACGCGTATACATTAACCAAAGAGGCAATTCTTGGATTAACAAGAAGCTCTTCATGCGAGTTGGGCACATATGGGATCCGTGTGAATTGTGTGTTACCTCATGCCGTGCTATCACCAATGCTAGTGGACGCGTATCGTGGTTTTGTGAAGGATATAACGGCGGAAGAAGTGCAACAGAAAATGGGCGAGAATGCGAGTTTATTAAAAGGGAGATGTGGATTGGTTGAAGATGTTGCACATGCTGTTTTGTTTTTGGCTAGCGATGAAGCTGGATTTATAACGGGCCATAATCTTGTTATCGACGGGGGATTTACTTCTTCTTCGGTTAACATGACTTTCATTTATCGTGAAAAAAAGACAGAATCAGATCATCCTAGCTAG